The Chryseolinea soli genome contains a region encoding:
- a CDS encoding cation:dicarboxylate symporter family transporter, with amino-acid sequence MSTTAKTILKSLTFWVLLSIAAGIVIGVADPERAVQMEFLGKGFISVVKLFINPIIFLTITLGIAAMGDLKKVGKTGGKALIYFEVVTSFALLIGVAVAYVIQPGSGVDTSRASGAEIGKYVTGAQQFSWLHFFQDNLTLQVLVVSIVVGSLVSLFDKQHRVVKPLAFISKYVFKALHIVMYAAPIGAFGGMAYTVGKFGPSALVSLAKLMAAVYTTMAIFVFIVLGAILWMYRIRILDFLKYIKEELLIVLGTSSSEAALPSLMEKLERMGCAKPIVGLTVPAGYSFNLDGTTIYLSMACIFLAQAYNVHLSMDKILTLIGILLVTSKGAAGVTGSGFIVLATTLQAVKSIPIEGLALLIGVDRFMSEARAITNMIGNGVATVWLSNNEKAFDREKMLEAFQKAPASLEATPTISEERK; translated from the coding sequence GTGAGCACCACCGCCAAAACGATCCTGAAAAGCCTCACCTTCTGGGTATTGCTCTCCATCGCCGCCGGCATTGTCATCGGCGTGGCCGACCCCGAACGGGCCGTGCAAATGGAATTCCTCGGCAAAGGCTTCATCAGCGTCGTCAAGCTCTTCATCAACCCCATCATCTTCCTCACCATCACCCTGGGCATCGCCGCCATGGGCGACCTCAAAAAAGTAGGGAAGACGGGCGGCAAAGCCCTTATCTATTTCGAGGTCGTCACCAGCTTTGCCCTCCTCATCGGCGTAGCCGTAGCCTATGTCATCCAACCCGGTTCCGGCGTAGACACGTCGCGGGCCAGCGGCGCCGAAATCGGCAAATACGTCACCGGCGCCCAGCAATTCAGTTGGCTGCACTTTTTCCAGGATAACCTGACGTTGCAGGTGTTGGTGGTTTCGATCGTGGTGGGTTCGCTTGTCAGCTTGTTTGATAAACAACATCGTGTTGTTAAGCCGCTCGCATTTATTTCTAAATATGTATTCAAGGCTTTGCACATCGTCATGTATGCCGCGCCCATCGGCGCTTTTGGTGGCATGGCTTATACGGTTGGCAAGTTTGGTCCTTCGGCGTTGGTGTCGCTTGCTAAACTCATGGCTGCGGTCTACACAACGATGGCCATCTTTGTGTTCATTGTGTTGGGTGCTATTCTTTGGATGTATCGCATTCGTATCCTTGACTTTTTAAAATACATTAAAGAAGAACTGCTCATTGTCCTCGGCACTTCATCGAGTGAGGCGGCGTTGCCTTCGCTTATGGAGAAGCTGGAACGCATGGGATGTGCTAAACCCATCGTGGGGCTTACCGTTCCTGCGGGCTATTCATTTAATCTGGATGGCACTACGATCTACTTGTCGATGGCGTGTATCTTTCTCGCGCAGGCTTACAACGTGCACCTGAGCATGGATAAGATCCTTACGTTGATTGGTATTTTGTTGGTGACATCGAAGGGAGCGGCAGGCGTGACGGGGAGCGGGTTCATTGTGTTGGCCACAACGTTGCAGGCGGTGAAGTCTATTCCGATCGAGGGGCTTGCTTTGCTGATTGGGGTGGACCGGTTTATGTCGGAGGCGCGGGCGATTACGAATATGATTGGGAATGGGGTAGCTACGGTGTGGCTTTCGAATAATGAGAAGGCGTTTGATCGTGAGAAGATGTTGGAGGCTTTTCAGAAGGCGCCTGCTAGTTTAGAGGCCACTCCGACAATATCAGAAGAGCGTAAGTAA
- a CDS encoding tetratricopeptide repeat protein, giving the protein MFLGFYTPVLLLQGFCLYHAYRSNSEQRWYWLIIFFPAVGCAIYLYHNFYNRRNIQSIAESVKTVTNSNYRLEQLEKAVRFNNSLANKTMLADAYLHLGRPKEAINLYIDCLQGFMADDPILRMKLLQAYYLDGNHDAVTDIGSRLASEKTFRDSEEGIAYAWSLHQLGRTDEAQAQFEVMDRTFTNYKQRLEYCKFMRVTNQQEALNQKLVELLEEIAHMTSTERRIKRDVIREIKDMNATVSA; this is encoded by the coding sequence ATGTTCCTTGGATTTTACACGCCCGTCTTGCTGCTGCAGGGGTTCTGTTTGTATCACGCCTACCGAAGCAACTCCGAACAACGCTGGTACTGGCTCATCATTTTCTTCCCCGCCGTAGGCTGCGCCATCTACCTCTATCACAATTTCTATAACCGCCGCAACATCCAATCCATCGCCGAAAGCGTAAAAACGGTCACCAACAGCAACTACCGCCTCGAACAACTCGAAAAGGCCGTACGCTTCAACAACAGCCTCGCCAACAAAACCATGCTGGCCGACGCCTACCTGCACCTGGGCCGCCCCAAGGAGGCCATCAACCTCTACATCGACTGCCTCCAGGGCTTCATGGCCGACGACCCCATCCTCCGCATGAAACTTCTCCAGGCCTATTACCTCGATGGCAACCACGACGCCGTGACCGACATCGGCAGCCGCCTGGCCAGCGAAAAAACCTTCCGCGACTCCGAAGAAGGCATCGCCTACGCCTGGTCGCTCCACCAACTCGGCCGGACCGACGAAGCCCAGGCCCAGTTCGAAGTCATGGACCGCACCTTCACCAACTACAAACAACGCCTGGAGTACTGCAAATTCATGCGGGTCACTAACCAGCAGGAAGCGCTTAATCAAAAGCTCGTCGAGCTCCTCGAAGAGATCGCCCACATGACCAGCACGGAGCGCCGCATTAAACGCGACGTCATTCGTGAGATCAAAGATATGAATGCTACGGTTAGTGCCTGA
- a CDS encoding alpha-2-macroglobulin family protein, translating to MNFLARIVALSLILNIALAQTKSVPMTPFNYEKAWKEVADFESKGLPQSALTVVNTIYAQAKKDANAPQLVKAVVHKLKFTEYEEEDEFAKNLAVVEAEARTATYPVKPILHTMLGEMYWNYYQQNRWRFNQRSQTVNVDNNDVTTWSLDKIVAATFHHYKLSLEDAGKSKAATIEIFPEVIQRGNDAGRTYRPTLYDFLAQRAIQFFSGDEANITRPADAFALDQEAYLSTAKTFATLSIRSQDTLSMKFQALVLLQELIRFHLPDKDPSALVDVDLQRLFLVKNNFTLSTKNELYRKALEQLEQEVIVHPISTRVTYAIAQTYVEASRLYKPLQSDEHKQDLKTAYAICDGALKRFPKSEGAIQCENLQEELRQKSISAVVEENNLPDQPFRSRIEYKNFTSLYYRIIKTTRQTVAAQRKSLDKVDYDKREQKFLQYFLAQPVVKSGSFTLPDDGDYQLHSLEVKLEGVPVGEYMIVFSNLADFATEHNGLAYAFTSVTNISYVHRNNADGSTDFFVLHRQSGEPLAGVTASVLVSNYNYRSNKYETKVVTTLTSDARGFFKVPFFQDESRRNFSVLFTYQNDVNSTRAIDGDEYYYGGIPQYIHGEREHHIQTFFFLDRAIYRPGQTVYFKGLVVDTDGRTSQIRKDHHSTIALYDVNGEQRADVSVVTNAYGTFSGTFTAPASGLMGNMQLVDQSNNSSIDFSVEEYKRPKFEVGFDPVKGTFRLADTVNTVGFARAYSGANIDGAKVHYRVVRVARFPFWWWCRWGYYPTSPEVEIKHGDTQTDANGKFSIDFTALPDGTVDKASDPTFSYTVYADVTDINGETHSSSTTVEVGYKALVVNVAMPNLDKSNTTQMKQEFSIQANNLSGQPEAAKGDIHIYALKAPAKTFRPRFWEQSDRHLYTQEEYYKLFPYDLYADESNHFKWERGTDVFALKFDTEKQKTFTIQNLHQWKEGQYVLEITSTDKFGQPVKEVSYFSVFAPQAKTVAVPQVHYFQPVKLKAEPGEKASFAAGTSEEKIRVLYEVEYDGKLLSQEWVTLSKEQRIFEIAVKEEHRGNLGVHYTFVKNNRLYTENFTVEVPYTNKMLDVSFETFRDKLLPGQQEQWKIRVKGKNADKIAAEMVATLYDESLDVFRFHDWFADFYSSTYAQLSWKSERGFLQRELTGRSEYWNPPHVRYPSGVSYDALNWFGYYTYGRHVVRTARYRAGGAAPGMALSMAAPMEEKESSKKAEGELMLNQDKATLDTAGAKPEDPKKAQAQKAPEDLSDVKVRTNFNETAFFFPHLQTNEAGEIIVNFTVPEALTRWKMLGFAHTQDLKYGFATNHLVTQKDLMVVPNAPRFFREGDKMTFSVKISSLVDQALTGQAQLEFRDALTGKPVDAQMKNINASKSFSIGARQSTAVEWSIEIPEGLQALSYRVVAKAGNFSDGEEMTVPVVTNRMLVTESLPLPIRGKQSKTFRFEKLLANNSSTLKHQQFTLEFTSNPAWYAIQALPYLMEYPYECVEQTFSRFYANSIASHVANSHPRIRQVFETWKNVQPDALLSNLEKNQELKSALLEETPWVLQAQNETERKRNVGLLFDLNRMANEQDRALDKVAKAQTPNGGFTWFPGFPEDRYMTQHIVSGLGHLDALGVKSIRTDNRTWQMATQALEYMDNKLADDYEDLKRRVRRKEAKLEDNNLGYLQVHYLYTRSYFKDVKISSHAQEAFRYYTGQAKKYWLSQNLYMQGMLALALHRSGDKVTPAGMIKSFSERALRSEEMGMYWKSDRGYYWYQAPIETQALMIEVYDEVAADIKSVEDLKVWLLKQKQTQDWKTTKATSEACYALLRRGTDLLASTQLVEVKVDNKVVDPTKRDDAKLEAGTGYFKTAWQAGEITNGMGNITVTKSDDGVAWGAAYWQYFEQLDKITPAETPLKLKKDLFLQQNTDRGPVITPVNDKTLLQVGDLVKVRIELHVDRDMEYVHLKDMRAAGFEPVATLSTYRYQDGLYYYESPRDLATNFFIGYLPKGTYVFEYALRVSQKGDFSNGITTIQCMYAPEFSSHSQGIRVNMK from the coding sequence ATGAACTTCCTAGCGCGAATTGTAGCCTTGAGCTTGATCTTAAACATTGCCCTGGCACAAACTAAATCCGTTCCCATGACACCCTTCAATTATGAAAAGGCCTGGAAAGAGGTCGCCGATTTCGAGAGTAAAGGATTGCCCCAATCCGCGCTAACCGTTGTGAACACCATCTATGCGCAAGCCAAAAAAGACGCAAACGCCCCGCAGCTGGTAAAAGCCGTTGTGCACAAACTGAAGTTTACCGAGTATGAAGAGGAAGACGAATTTGCAAAGAACCTGGCTGTGGTGGAAGCCGAAGCCCGCACCGCAACGTACCCGGTGAAACCCATCCTGCACACCATGCTGGGGGAAATGTATTGGAACTACTACCAACAAAACCGCTGGCGCTTTAACCAACGCAGTCAGACGGTGAACGTAGATAACAATGATGTGACCACCTGGAGCCTCGACAAGATCGTAGCGGCCACGTTCCATCACTACAAACTTTCGCTGGAGGACGCCGGCAAAAGCAAGGCAGCCACCATCGAGATCTTCCCGGAAGTGATCCAGCGCGGCAACGATGCGGGACGAACCTATCGCCCCACGCTCTATGACTTCCTCGCCCAAAGAGCCATCCAATTCTTCTCCGGCGACGAAGCCAACATTACGCGTCCCGCCGATGCGTTCGCCCTGGACCAGGAAGCTTACCTGTCCACCGCCAAAACCTTTGCCACGCTGTCGATCCGGTCGCAGGACACGTTGTCGATGAAATTCCAGGCACTGGTGTTGCTCCAGGAACTCATCCGCTTTCACTTGCCCGACAAGGACCCTTCGGCGCTGGTGGACGTGGACTTGCAACGCCTGTTCCTGGTGAAAAATAATTTCACGCTTTCCACCAAAAATGAATTGTACCGCAAAGCGCTGGAACAATTGGAGCAAGAGGTCATCGTCCATCCCATCTCAACACGGGTGACCTATGCGATTGCTCAGACCTATGTGGAGGCGAGCCGGCTGTATAAACCGCTGCAGTCGGACGAGCACAAGCAGGATCTGAAGACTGCCTATGCCATTTGTGACGGTGCCTTAAAAAGATTTCCCAAATCGGAAGGTGCTATACAATGTGAAAATTTACAGGAAGAACTCCGTCAGAAATCCATCTCGGCCGTGGTGGAGGAAAACAATTTACCGGACCAACCTTTCCGCAGCCGCATTGAATATAAAAACTTCACGTCGCTATACTACCGCATCATCAAGACCACCCGCCAAACCGTAGCGGCACAACGCAAGAGCCTGGACAAGGTGGACTATGACAAACGGGAGCAAAAGTTTTTACAATACTTCCTGGCGCAACCTGTAGTGAAGTCAGGATCGTTCACGCTGCCCGACGACGGCGACTATCAATTGCACAGCCTGGAAGTGAAACTGGAGGGTGTGCCCGTGGGGGAATATATGATCGTGTTCAGCAACCTGGCCGATTTCGCGACGGAGCACAACGGTCTGGCCTATGCGTTCACTTCCGTGACCAACATCAGCTATGTACACCGGAACAACGCCGATGGCTCGACCGATTTCTTTGTACTTCACCGGCAATCGGGCGAACCCCTGGCCGGGGTAACGGCCAGTGTATTGGTGAGCAACTATAACTATCGCTCAAACAAATACGAAACGAAGGTCGTGACCACCCTTACCAGCGATGCGCGGGGTTTCTTTAAAGTGCCTTTCTTCCAGGACGAAAGCCGGAGAAATTTCTCGGTGCTGTTCACCTATCAAAACGACGTGAACAGCACGCGGGCCATCGACGGCGATGAGTATTACTATGGTGGCATCCCGCAATACATACACGGCGAACGCGAGCACCACATCCAAACCTTTTTCTTCCTGGACCGGGCCATTTACCGGCCGGGGCAAACCGTTTACTTCAAGGGGTTGGTGGTGGACACCGATGGGCGTACGTCGCAGATCCGCAAAGATCATCACAGCACCATTGCACTCTACGACGTGAACGGCGAACAACGCGCCGACGTGAGCGTGGTGACCAACGCTTACGGCACCTTTAGCGGCACGTTTACTGCGCCGGCCAGTGGTCTGATGGGGAATATGCAATTGGTGGATCAATCCAACAACAGCAGCATTGACTTTTCAGTAGAAGAATATAAACGTCCCAAATTCGAAGTGGGCTTTGACCCGGTGAAAGGTACGTTCCGGTTGGCGGATACGGTGAACACGGTTGGTTTTGCGCGCGCTTATTCCGGTGCGAACATCGATGGTGCGAAAGTACACTACCGCGTGGTGCGCGTGGCGCGCTTTCCCTTCTGGTGGTGGTGCCGGTGGGGCTACTATCCTACTTCCCCGGAGGTAGAGATCAAGCACGGCGACACGCAGACCGACGCCAATGGAAAATTCAGCATCGACTTCACGGCCCTTCCCGATGGAACGGTCGACAAGGCTTCGGATCCCACCTTCAGCTACACGGTGTATGCCGATGTAACGGATATCAACGGCGAAACCCATAGCTCGTCCACCACGGTTGAAGTCGGCTATAAAGCCCTGGTCGTGAATGTGGCCATGCCCAACCTGGACAAGAGCAACACAACACAAATGAAGCAAGAGTTTTCCATCCAGGCCAACAACCTGTCCGGTCAACCCGAAGCTGCGAAAGGTGATATTCATATCTATGCCTTGAAGGCTCCGGCGAAAACTTTCCGCCCGCGCTTCTGGGAACAGAGCGACCGGCACCTCTATACGCAGGAAGAATATTACAAACTGTTCCCTTATGATCTGTATGCCGACGAATCCAATCACTTCAAATGGGAACGCGGCACGGACGTATTTGCCTTGAAGTTTGATACGGAAAAACAAAAGACATTCACCATCCAAAACCTGCACCAATGGAAGGAGGGCCAGTACGTGCTGGAGATCACGTCAACCGACAAGTTTGGGCAGCCCGTGAAGGAAGTGAGCTATTTCTCCGTGTTTGCACCACAGGCAAAAACGGTGGCGGTTCCCCAGGTACATTATTTCCAACCGGTGAAACTGAAAGCCGAACCCGGGGAGAAGGCCAGTTTTGCGGCGGGAACGTCGGAAGAAAAAATACGGGTGCTCTATGAAGTGGAGTATGATGGCAAACTGCTTTCGCAGGAATGGGTGACGTTGAGCAAAGAGCAACGCATTTTTGAGATCGCCGTGAAAGAAGAACACCGGGGCAATCTGGGTGTGCATTACACTTTTGTGAAGAACAACCGGTTATACACCGAGAACTTTACGGTGGAGGTCCCCTACACCAACAAGATGCTGGACGTTTCGTTCGAGACCTTCCGCGACAAGTTGCTTCCCGGCCAACAAGAACAGTGGAAGATCCGTGTGAAAGGAAAGAACGCCGACAAGATCGCGGCGGAGATGGTGGCCACTTTGTATGATGAGTCTTTGGACGTATTCAGATTCCATGACTGGTTCGCTGATTTTTATTCGTCTACTTATGCGCAATTGTCCTGGAAGAGCGAGCGTGGATTTTTACAACGTGAACTGACGGGGCGCTCAGAGTACTGGAATCCTCCGCATGTGCGTTATCCGTCGGGAGTCAGTTATGATGCGCTCAATTGGTTTGGATACTATACGTATGGCCGCCACGTGGTGAGGACTGCCCGGTATAGGGCCGGAGGCGCTGCTCCGGGGATGGCTTTGTCGATGGCGGCTCCTATGGAAGAAAAAGAAAGTTCCAAGAAGGCGGAGGGAGAATTGATGCTGAACCAAGACAAGGCGACGTTGGACACAGCAGGCGCAAAACCTGAAGACCCTAAGAAAGCGCAGGCACAAAAAGCACCCGAAGATCTCTCCGATGTAAAGGTCCGCACTAACTTCAACGAAACCGCATTCTTCTTCCCCCACTTGCAAACCAACGAAGCGGGCGAGATCATCGTGAACTTCACCGTTCCCGAAGCTTTGACCCGTTGGAAGATGTTAGGCTTTGCGCATACACAGGATTTGAAATATGGCTTTGCCACCAATCACCTGGTGACACAAAAAGACCTGATGGTCGTGCCCAACGCTCCCCGCTTCTTCCGCGAAGGCGATAAGATGACGTTCTCTGTAAAGATCAGCAGCCTGGTAGACCAGGCGTTGACCGGCCAGGCTCAGCTCGAGTTCCGCGACGCGCTTACTGGCAAGCCCGTCGACGCACAAATGAAAAATATCAACGCCTCGAAGAGCTTTTCAATCGGCGCGCGCCAAAGCACGGCCGTGGAATGGAGCATCGAGATCCCCGAAGGATTGCAGGCCCTCTCCTATCGTGTTGTGGCCAAGGCGGGCAATTTCTCCGACGGCGAAGAGATGACGGTGCCGGTGGTGACCAACCGCATGCTGGTGACGGAAAGCTTGCCGCTGCCCATCCGAGGCAAACAAAGCAAGACCTTCCGTTTCGAAAAATTGTTGGCGAACAATTCCAGCACGCTGAAACATCAGCAGTTTACACTGGAGTTCACCTCCAACCCTGCGTGGTACGCCATCCAAGCCCTGCCCTACCTCATGGAATATCCCTACGAGTGCGTAGAGCAGACGTTCAGCCGTTTCTATGCCAATAGCATCGCATCGCACGTGGCGAACAGCCACCCGCGCATCCGCCAGGTGTTCGAGACCTGGAAGAATGTTCAGCCCGATGCGTTGCTTTCGAACCTGGAAAAGAACCAGGAGCTGAAGTCGGCCTTGCTGGAAGAAACCCCTTGGGTGTTGCAAGCACAAAATGAAACCGAACGCAAACGCAACGTGGGCCTGTTGTTTGACTTGAACCGCATGGCCAACGAACAAGACCGCGCGCTCGACAAAGTGGCCAAAGCCCAAACGCCCAACGGTGGGTTTACGTGGTTCCCCGGTTTCCCCGAAGACCGCTACATGACCCAACACATCGTGAGCGGACTGGGCCACCTGGATGCATTGGGTGTTAAATCCATACGCACAGACAACCGCACCTGGCAAATGGCCACGCAGGCGCTGGAATATATGGATAACAAATTGGCCGACGACTATGAAGACCTCAAGCGACGCGTCAGACGCAAGGAAGCGAAGCTAGAAGACAATAACCTGGGTTATCTGCAAGTGCACTACCTGTACACGCGCAGTTACTTTAAAGATGTGAAGATCTCTTCGCACGCACAGGAAGCCTTCCGGTATTATACCGGCCAAGCCAAGAAATATTGGCTGTCGCAAAACCTGTACATGCAAGGCATGCTGGCCCTTGCCCTGCACCGCTCCGGCGACAAGGTGACACCGGCCGGCATGATCAAATCTTTTTCGGAACGCGCCCTGCGCTCAGAAGAGATGGGCATGTATTGGAAGAGCGACCGCGGTTACTACTGGTACCAGGCGCCCATCGAAACCCAGGCGCTGATGATCGAAGTGTATGATGAAGTGGCCGCCGATATCAAATCGGTGGAAGACTTGAAAGTGTGGTTGCTCAAACAGAAACAAACTCAGGACTGGAAAACAACCAAGGCCACCTCCGAAGCCTGCTATGCGCTGTTGCGCCGCGGCACCGATCTGTTGGCTAGTACACAATTAGTAGAAGTGAAAGTAGACAACAAAGTGGTGGACCCCACGAAACGCGACGACGCCAAGCTGGAAGCTGGCACCGGTTATTTCAAGACCGCCTGGCAAGCCGGCGAGATCACCAACGGCATGGGTAACATCACCGTCACCAAGTCAGACGACGGCGTGGCGTGGGGCGCGGCCTACTGGCAATACTTCGAGCAACTCGATAAGATCACACCGGCCGAAACGCCGCTGAAGCTGAAGAAGGACCTGTTCCTCCAGCAAAACACGGACCGCGGTCCAGTGATCACGCCAGTGAACGACAAGACGCTTTTGCAGGTGGGTGACCTCGTGAAGGTGCGGATCGAACTTCATGTGGATCGCGATATGGAATACGTTCATCTCAAAGACATGCGCGCCGCCGGTTTCGAGCCTGTGGCTACGCTGTCGACCTATCGCTACCAGGATGGCTTGTATTATTATGAGAGTCCGCGCGACCTGGCCACAAACTTCTTTATCGGCTATCTGCCGAAAGGCACCTATGTGTTTGAATATGCGCTGCGCGTATCGCAGAAGGGTGACTTTTCGAATGGGATCACGACGATACAATGCATGTATGCGCCGGAATTCAGCAGCCATTCGCAAGGTATTCGCGTGAATATGAAATAG
- a CDS encoding DUF6252 family protein, with protein sequence MKSLFVLLTLCAAVLFSACTEPKIIIIQCNVCTPDDTPSGDLRPPIDLFMHATVDGKLWIANVDNTALSTPLSSGSEIVVMDTARTSQITLRLPKDPVIGQVYQLTSPGQRGGSSAFYTPNPSSTVPAYYESTAGTITIKGINWDLGIIGGTFNFTGTDAQTRKQINISNGIFKLAMR encoded by the coding sequence ATGAAATCCCTCTTCGTTCTCCTTACCCTTTGTGCCGCCGTACTCTTCTCCGCCTGCACCGAACCCAAGATCATCATCATCCAATGCAACGTCTGCACACCCGACGACACCCCGTCCGGCGATCTGCGTCCGCCCATTGACCTTTTTATGCACGCCACTGTCGACGGAAAGCTTTGGATTGCTAATGTCGACAACACTGCATTAAGCACTCCATTGAGTAGTGGAAGTGAAATCGTGGTCATGGATACGGCCCGCACCTCCCAAATTACACTCCGTCTTCCGAAAGATCCCGTGATCGGACAAGTTTATCAACTCACATCTCCCGGTCAGCGCGGTGGATCCAGCGCTTTTTACACACCCAATCCTTCCAGCACCGTCCCTGCATACTATGAATCAACTGCGGGCACCATCACCATCAAAGGGATCAATTGGGATCTCGGAATAATCGGAGGAACGTTCAACTTCACGGGCACCGACGCCCAAACCCGTAAGCAGATCAATATTTCCAACGGGATCTTTAAACTGGCCATGCGCTAA
- a CDS encoding PAS domain-containing protein gives MKAFPYSFIKKDQLHAFHQQLSNYKLQVSGATEFVKAIEQGNLDIPYDSGTEADGENALASSLVSMRDQMKKFSAEERQRNWVSEGLAKFVDILRSKNNDITQLSNDIISQLVKYLNANQGALYILNDDDKKDVYLEMAACYAYNRQKFLTQRFELGEGIIGQVALEKRTTYLKDIPKNYIRITSGLGEGLPRNLLIVPLKIEERVFGLVEIASFNEIKTYQIEFVERLGESIASTISAAKVSSSTQKLLQESQAQAEQMRSQEEEMRQNMEELSATQEEMHRVMKEMQGKEKYMTDLINASKDSILTVDRNMKVINCNRVFRATYSGSGLDIDKGFDISNLFATQEEKTRYKNLYKRVFDGETFDVSDHYKFQGMEAYYIVTYSPIHNDQGEIIAAAVFVKDVTEITRARDAAQQQTEELKAQEEELRQNMEELSATQEEMQRVLTEVQNKEKYLLEVLNATNDSIFTMDKDYRIIGSNKVFSGALEAMGLKAGKGFEMLSLFAHDTVQQAQQKAYYDRALAGEHFEVSDRFMTNGVESYYMNHYSPIRDAEGKIYAIACYAKDVTALMMARNENTAMRQSLEVRENVFGVTTILSEADLFGNITFVNDKLCAVSKYSREELIGKPHSILRHPDMPKELFKEFWDTLKKGGVFRGIIKNKAKDGSVYWVDASIVPVKDASGNIVKYVGARYPIEDEDIATLMYNRQARKLKLPLLKENEVSR, from the coding sequence ATGAAAGCTTTTCCGTATTCGTTTATCAAAAAGGATCAACTGCACGCCTTCCATCAACAACTTTCAAACTACAAGCTCCAGGTTTCGGGGGCCACAGAATTTGTGAAGGCCATTGAGCAGGGAAATCTTGACATTCCGTATGATTCGGGCACGGAAGCGGATGGCGAAAATGCGTTGGCCTCGTCGCTGGTGAGCATGCGCGACCAGATGAAAAAGTTTTCGGCCGAAGAGCGGCAACGCAACTGGGTGTCGGAAGGGCTGGCCAAGTTTGTGGACATCCTGCGTTCCAAGAATAATGACATCACCCAACTGTCGAACGACATCATCAGCCAACTGGTGAAATACCTGAATGCCAACCAGGGTGCCCTCTATATCCTGAATGACGACGATAAGAAAGACGTTTACCTGGAGATGGCGGCATGCTATGCCTACAACCGTCAGAAGTTCCTCACCCAACGGTTTGAATTGGGAGAAGGCATCATCGGACAAGTGGCGCTGGAAAAAAGAACGACCTACCTGAAAGATATCCCCAAGAACTACATCCGCATCACGTCGGGGCTGGGCGAAGGGCTTCCCCGCAATTTGCTGATCGTGCCCTTGAAGATCGAGGAACGTGTGTTTGGTCTCGTGGAGATTGCGTCGTTCAACGAGATCAAAACCTACCAGATCGAATTCGTGGAGCGCCTCGGGGAAAGTATCGCTTCCACCATCTCGGCGGCCAAAGTGAGCTCGAGCACACAGAAGCTGTTGCAAGAGAGCCAGGCGCAAGCCGAACAAATGCGGTCGCAGGAAGAAGAGATGCGTCAGAACATGGAAGAGCTCTCGGCCACACAAGAGGAAATGCATCGCGTGATGAAAGAGATGCAGGGCAAGGAAAAATACATGACCGACCTGATCAATGCCTCCAAAGACTCCATCCTCACCGTGGACCGGAACATGAAGGTGATCAATTGCAACCGGGTGTTCAGAGCCACCTATTCGGGATCGGGTCTGGATATCGACAAGGGTTTCGACATTTCCAATTTGTTTGCCACGCAGGAAGAAAAGACCCGCTATAAGAATCTCTACAAACGCGTTTTCGACGGTGAGACCTTCGATGTTTCGGACCATTATAAGTTCCAGGGCATGGAGGCATACTACATCGTTACCTACAGTCCCATTCACAACGACCAGGGGGAGATCATTGCCGCCGCCGTTTTTGTGAAAGATGTCACGGAGATCACCCGCGCCCGGGATGCCGCCCAGCAGCAAACCGAAGAGCTGAAAGCGCAGGAGGAAGAACTCCGCCAAAACATGGAGGAGCTTTCGGCGACGCAGGAAGAAATGCAGCGCGTGCTCACCGAAGTGCAAAACAAGGAGAAGTATCTGCTGGAAGTATTGAACGCCACGAACGATTCCATTTTCACGATGGACAAGGACTACCGGATCATCGGCTCCAACAAAGTGTTCAGCGGCGCGCTGGAGGCCATGGGGCTAAAGGCGGGCAAGGGTTTTGAAATGCTTTCGCTGTTTGCCCACGACACGGTGCAGCAGGCACAGCAAAAGGCGTATTATGATCGCGCCCTGGCGGGTGAACATTTTGAGGTATCGGATAGGTTTATGACCAACGGGGTGGAGTCTTATTATATGAATCACTACTCCCCCATCCGCGATGCGGAGGGAAAGATCTATGCCATCGCCTGCTATGCCAAAGATGTGACGGCGTTGATGATGGCACGAAACGAGAATACGGCTATGCGGCAGTCGTTGGAGGTGCGTGAAAATGTGTTTGGGGTAACGACCATTCTTTCGGAGGCGGACCTGTTTGGGAATATCACTTTTGTGAATGATAAGTTGTGTGCGGTCTCGAAATATTCCAGGGAAGAATTGATCGGGAAGCCGCATAGCATTTTGCGTCACCCGGATATGCCGAAGGAGTTGTTCAAGGAATTTTGGGATACGTTGAAAAAAGGCGGTGTGTTCCGGGGGATCATTAAAAACAAGGCGAAAGACGGTAGTGTCTATTGGGTGGATGCTTCTATCGTGCCGGTGAAGGATGCTTCGGGAAATATTGTGAAATATGTTGGCGCGCGGTATCCTATCGAGGATGAGGATATTGCTACGTTGATGTATAACCGGCAGGCGAGGAAATTGAAGTTGCCGTTGTTGAAGGAGAATGAGGTGTCTCGATAA